One part of the Methanobrevibacter sp. genome encodes these proteins:
- a CDS encoding N-acetylneuraminate synthase family protein, with product MKIFNKYPFLIAEISFNYYDLAKKENLSYFHIAKLLAEKCRECGVNGVNFHVGDSEFLHCVFEGEDLNQKDQLTYDEYKKLAEYCRQLGLVFIITPANVEIVDNLDSVVDAYKISSSDLTNAPFINHVSSKNKPILLSTAAADLKEIKDAIICIENNSNFKIVLMHSVLSYPTQMEDANLLMIKDLARNFEDYDIGYSDYTISDSNMSILTTAYNYGAVILEKYFTLDKSIKSHEFAMDENDVLIFRLNAKTISKINGYKNKQPLICESSSRKNIRKSIVAKTDIKHGELISEGDVEFKRPGTGIPPSKINDVIGKKANKNISKGSLIEYDMLS from the coding sequence GTGAAGATATTTAATAAATATCCTTTTTTGATTGCCGAAATTAGTTTTAATTACTATGACTTGGCTAAAAAAGAAAATTTATCATATTTTCATATTGCAAAATTATTGGCTGAAAAATGCAGGGAATGTGGTGTTAATGGAGTCAATTTCCATGTTGGAGACTCCGAATTTTTACACTGTGTTTTCGAAGGTGAAGATTTAAATCAAAAGGATCAGTTAACCTATGATGAATATAAAAAATTGGCAGAGTATTGCAGGCAATTAGGCTTAGTTTTTATTATAACTCCTGCTAATGTGGAAATAGTTGATAATCTGGATAGTGTTGTTGATGCATACAAAATATCATCTTCTGATTTGACTAATGCTCCTTTTATCAATCATGTTTCAAGTAAAAATAAACCTATCTTGTTATCAACTGCAGCTGCAGATTTAAAAGAAATTAAAGACGCAATTATCTGCATTGAAAACAATTCTAATTTTAAAATTGTTTTAATGCATTCAGTTTTATCCTATCCTACACAGATGGAGGATGCTAATCTTTTAATGATTAAGGACCTTGCAAGAAATTTTGAAGATTATGATATAGGATACTCAGATTATACAATATCTGATAGCAACATGTCTATTTTGACAACTGCCTATAATTATGGTGCGGTTATTTTAGAAAAATATTTTACATTAGATAAATCGATTAAAAGTCATGAATTTGCTATGGATGAAAATGATGTTCTTATTTTCAGATTAAACGCAAAAACTATCTCAAAGATTAATGGTTATAAAAACAAACAGCCTCTGATTTGTGAATCATCTTCAAGAAAAAATATTAGAAAATCAATCGTTGCTAAAACCGATATTAAACATGGCGAATTAATCAGCGAAGGGGATGTAGAATTTAAAAGACCAGGCACAGGCATTCCACCCTCAAAAATAAATGATGTCATCGGTAAAAAGGCCAATAAGAATATTTCTAAAGGTTCTTTAATTGAATATGATATGTTATCATAA